In one Corallococcus sp. EGB genomic region, the following are encoded:
- a CDS encoding TetR/AcrR family transcriptional regulator has product MSGTAGGTTRQEQERSRVTRQKLMTAAIEVLVEKGWAGATMGAIAERAGVSRGACQHHFPTRAALVAAAVEHVFNQQIEELVRRANGLPESRRRVEPLLNLLHDVYAGPLFTAATHLWVAAVADEELKAMLMPLETHVGREVHRLTVGLLGLDERDRDVRDAVRATLDLLRGLALANLLHDDTARRRKVLAHWARTLEAQLTPKRAASAD; this is encoded by the coding sequence ATGAGCGGCACGGCGGGCGGAACGACACGGCAGGAGCAGGAGCGCAGCCGGGTGACGCGGCAGAAGCTGATGACGGCCGCCATCGAGGTGCTCGTGGAGAAGGGCTGGGCGGGGGCCACCATGGGCGCCATCGCCGAGCGAGCGGGCGTGTCACGCGGCGCCTGCCAGCACCACTTCCCGACGCGCGCGGCCCTGGTGGCGGCCGCGGTGGAGCACGTCTTCAACCAGCAGATTGAAGAGCTGGTGCGGCGCGCGAACGGGTTGCCGGAGAGCCGGCGACGCGTCGAGCCGCTGTTGAACCTGCTCCACGACGTCTACGCCGGCCCGCTCTTCACCGCGGCGACGCACCTCTGGGTCGCGGCCGTGGCCGATGAGGAGTTGAAGGCCATGCTGATGCCGCTGGAGACACACGTGGGCCGGGAGGTGCACCGGCTCACCGTCGGGCTGTTGGGGCTCGATGAGCGCGACCGGGATGTCCGCGACGCCGTGCGCGCGACGCTGGACCTGCTGCGCGGCCTGGCGCTGGCGAACCTGCTCCATGACGACACGGCGCGACGCCGCAAGGTCCTGGCACACTGGGCGCGGACGCTCGAAGCCCAGCTCACGCCGAAGCGCGCGGCGTCGGCGGACTGA